A single genomic interval of Fibrobacter sp. UWB4 harbors:
- a CDS encoding sugar transferase gives MEQETVNPAIGSILNEQKLKNIVYPAKLFKARLNEEFLRANRTRKPFLFIKIYSHQFDVLGWGRPSKIVENTWKISVLTMFSHLRFIDVLGYLSDNSGIGIILLNSDMSTLESIRKEILHKLNDAGLIQALRHKPKAPIFQAYLYTGYQEKDNLEMDDKLKEFNSTNGSFFTLNRLNLSDIWVHPHKIRFRHIIKRIVDITCTSAALIVLSPLLLFCALAVKISDPKGPIIFKQTRVGKNGTLFTMYKFRSMYADAEERKKELMAMNETGGKTFKMKNDPRIYPFGHILRKFSLDELPQLINILKGDMSIVGPRPPIPSEVAEYEPWHRMRLSVTPGLTCIWQVSGRSNIPFEGQMRLDNDYIRRDGKLGDDFKLILKTFKVVFKGDGAY, from the coding sequence ATGGAACAGGAAACCGTCAATCCCGCAATTGGTTCGATTCTTAACGAACAGAAGTTAAAGAACATTGTGTATCCAGCCAAGCTCTTCAAAGCTAGGCTGAACGAAGAATTTTTGCGCGCGAATCGCACCCGAAAACCTTTCCTTTTCATCAAGATTTATTCACACCAGTTCGATGTTCTCGGTTGGGGCCGTCCCTCGAAGATTGTCGAGAACACCTGGAAAATCAGCGTACTCACGATGTTTTCGCATCTGCGCTTTATCGACGTCCTCGGTTACTTGAGCGACAACAGCGGTATCGGCATTATCCTTTTGAACTCAGACATGAGTACGCTCGAAAGCATCCGCAAGGAAATCCTCCACAAGCTAAACGATGCAGGGCTTATCCAGGCACTCCGCCACAAGCCAAAGGCCCCTATCTTCCAGGCTTACCTTTACACCGGCTACCAGGAAAAGGACAACCTCGAAATGGACGATAAGCTGAAGGAATTCAACAGTACGAACGGAAGTTTCTTCACGCTCAACAGACTGAACCTTTCGGACATCTGGGTCCACCCGCACAAGATCCGTTTTAGGCACATCATCAAGAGAATTGTGGACATCACCTGCACTTCTGCAGCATTGATAGTGCTCTCCCCGCTCCTTTTGTTCTGCGCACTCGCCGTAAAAATCAGCGATCCAAAGGGTCCGATTATCTTCAAGCAGACACGAGTCGGCAAAAACGGCACCCTGTTTACAATGTACAAGTTCCGCAGCATGTACGCCGACGCCGAAGAGCGCAAAAAAGAACTCATGGCCATGAACGAAACAGGCGGCAAGACCTTCAAGATGAAGAACGACCCGCGTATTTATCCGTTTGGCCATATTCTCCGCAAGTTCAGTCTCGACGAACTGCCGCAGCTCATCAACATCCTTAAAGGCGACATGTCCATTGTCGGACCGCGCCCGCCAATTCCCTCCGAAGTGGCCGAATACGAACCGTGGCACCGCATGCGTCTCTCCGTGACGCCGGGCCTTACTTGCATTTGGCAGGTCAGCGGTCGCAGCAACATCCCGTTCGAAGGTCAGATGCGTCTCGACAACGACTACATCCGTCGCGACGGCAAGCTTGGGGATGACTTCAAGCTCATTCTCAAGACATTCAAGGTCGTGTTCAAGGGTGACGGGGCATATTAA